From Shumkonia mesophila:
CGTTCCCAAGGACGCCCCCAACCGGGCCGGGGCGATTGCCCTCATCGAACACCTGACCAGGCCGGAAACGCAGATCACGACCGCCGCCGAAGTGGGCTTCTTCCCGATCGTCAAAGCCCAGTTGCCGGCCGACCTGTCGCCGGGCATCAAGCTCATTGCCAGCGCGGTGGCCAAAACCCAGGACGCCAAGGACGCTCTTCCCGCCCTGCTACCGGTCGGGCTTGCCGACAAGGGCGGCGAGTTCAACAAGGTCTATTTCGACACCTTCCAGCGCATCGTGCTGCGAAACGAGCAGCCGCGTACCGTGCTGGACGCGCAAGCGGCGGCGCTCAAGGGCATCATGGAAGCCACCAAGGCGCCGTGCTGGGCGCCCGACAAGCCGAGCCAGGGCGCCTGCCCGGTCAACTGAGCAACAAGGCACGACCGGCGGCGCGCCTTTCGCCGGCGCCGCCGGTCTGTCCGGGAAGCATGACATGAGCGCGCGTTCCAAGCTCCTGCCGTACCTGCTGCTGGCGCCGTCCGTCCTCTTTCTGGCGGCGCTGTTCGTGGTGCCGCTGTTCGAGACGATCGCGCTCTCGTTCTCGGACAACGGCGCGCCATCGCTGGCCCACTATCAACGCATGGCCGGCGACCTCAACTTTTGGCCGGCCATACGCAACACGTTCCTGCTCGTCCTGACCGTCGTGCCGTTGCAGGTCGCCCTCGCGCTGGGCATGGCCTCGATGCTCCAGAAGCTGCCCCGGGGGCGCGACCTCATCCTGTGGATCTGGACGATTCCGCTCGGCGTTTCGGATCTTGCCGCTGGGCTCGTCTGGCTCGCCATTATGCAGGAGCGCGGCTATCTCACCAGCGCGCTCGCGGCGCTGGGGCTGATCGACGGGCCGACGCAATGGCTGACCTACGAGACCCCCGGCACTCTGTTTGTCGCCATCCTGCTGGCCGAGGTCTGGCGGGCGACGGCGATCGTCTTCATCATCCTGGTCGCCGGGCTGCAACTCATCCCCAAGGAATACCGCGAGGCGGCCGAGATCTTCGGCGCCAGCCCGTGGACGACCTTCCTCCGCATCACCCTGCCGCTCCTGAAACCAAGCCTGCAGACCGCGCTGATCCTGCGCACCGTCCTGGCCTTCGAGGTCTTCGCGGTGGTCTACGCCATCGCCGGCCGCAACTTCCCGGTGCTCGTCGGCGAGGCCTATGTCTGGCAGCGCGACAACCAGGCTTACGGGGTCGCTGCCGCCTATGCCGTCCTCATCGTCGTCATCTCGCTGGCCGCTACGCTTTTCTACCTGCGGGTCCTGCGCAACAAGTCGGAGCAGCGTCCATGAGCGCGCTCCGTCGTCTCGTCTACGCCA
This genomic window contains:
- a CDS encoding carbohydrate ABC transporter permease; this translates as MSARSKLLPYLLLAPSVLFLAALFVVPLFETIALSFSDNGAPSLAHYQRMAGDLNFWPAIRNTFLLVLTVVPLQVALALGMASMLQKLPRGRDLILWIWTIPLGVSDLAAGLVWLAIMQERGYLTSALAALGLIDGPTQWLTYETPGTLFVAILLAEVWRATAIVFIILVAGLQLIPKEYREAAEIFGASPWTTFLRITLPLLKPSLQTALILRTVLAFEVFAVVYAIAGRNFPVLVGEAYVWQRDNQAYGVAAAYAVLIVVISLAATLFYLRVLRNKSEQRP